In Solidesulfovibrio sp., the sequence GGGGCGGTTGCCCCTGGCCGGGGAGGCCTTGGCGGCCGCGTCCTCGGGCGAGGCGGCGGCGCTTGGCGGAGTCTGAGGTTGCGCGGCCGGTCCGGCCGGCGGTTCGGCCGAGGCCGCCGGGGCGGACGAGGGGCCGGACGGCGGCGGACCGGAGGGCCTGGCCGGGGGACCGGCCCGCTCGGCCCGGTCGGCGGCGACGGCCGCCTCGGGCGTGACCGGCGGCTCGGCCGGGCCGACATGGCCCAGGCCCCGGCGCCCCCGGGCCGGCTCGGGCGCCGGCGCGGGCGATTGGCGCCCGGGCGCGGGCGCGGCGGCGGCATTGTCGGCGACGGTTTTCCCGCCCTCCGGCACGGGCATGGGCAGGCCGCGGCCAGGTTCCGGACCGGGCTGGGCCGGCGCGGCCGAGGGGGACGGGGCGGGCTGGGCCGGCGCCGTTTCGGGGTCGGCGGCGGCGGCCGGATGGGCGAAACCCACGCCCAGGGCGCTGCCCTGGGGCGCGGCGGACGCGGCCGGTGCCAGGCCCTTGGACCGCAGCGCCGCGACCAGTTCGCCCAGGTGCTTTTGCATCTGGCCTATGGCCGCGTCATCGTGCCCTTGGCGGCCCTTGAGGTCCTTGAGTTCCGCTTGCAGCTTCTCCAGGGAGGACTCCACGGCCTTGAGGCGAAAGTCGTCGCTGCCGTCGCGCGCGCGCAAGGTATTGCCCGGCCCGCATGCGGTAACCAGACTCGCGGCGAACAGCAGCGCCGCCACCCTGTGCACGCAATTTCCCATCATGTGCGCGTCGTGTCGTTTCGTCCCGGCAACTCACTCAACTTCCAACGAGAACTACGTCAGCGGCACAGGGAGCGCAAGCCGATTCTTGGATCAGGTACGCCCGTTATCGGGTATTGTTGCATCCACGGCGAAAGTAGGGCAAAAGCCGTCGGCAAGGCGCGTCGCGCCGCGCGCGCAATCCGCAGGCCCCAAGGAGAACGCCCTCATGCCCGAAGCTATCCGCGTCGCCGTCTTCTGGGCGGTCATGATCCTTTGCGCCGTGCATCTCGGCCTGGCCTTGGCCGCCGCCGGCGTGCCCACCATCACCGCCGTCACCGGACTGCGCCAGGTCAAGCGGCTCAAGATCTTCATCGACAAGTTCGGCCAGCAGGCGGCGACCTTCGCCCTGCTGGGCGGATTGTGGGTTTTCCTGGCCCTTTGCGCCGCCCTTTGCGCCATCCGTTTCCTCCTGCCGGCCAAGGCGCCCTATTTCCTGGGCCTGCCCTGGCCCCTGGCCGCCCTGGCCGGCCCGGTCCTGGCCGGCGCGGCCGCCTTTCTGTGCTATCGCGGCCTGTGGCAGCGGCTCAAGACCCGAAAGCCCCTGCACGGGGCCATCGGCCTTGCCGCCACGCTGCTGCTGTGGCTGGCCTTCTGGGCCGGGCTGGCCATGCTGCGGCCGCTGTCCCTGGGGCTTGCCGCGCCGGCCAACGCGCTGTTCCTGTTGCCACCGGGCGACTCCCTGTTCTGGCGGCTGCTGGCCGAGGGCCTGGCCCTGTCCGTCGGCCTGGCCGGAACCTTCACCGGCGCCTGGCTGGTGTGGCGGCGCGACAGGGACGATTTCGGCCGCGACTACTACAATTTCACCATGCGCCTGGCCGCCCGGGTCGGCTTCGCGGGCCAGGTGCTGGCCCTTGGCGCCATGGGCTGGCTGGTTTTCGGGCTTTTGCCCCTGGTGGGCGAGCTGTCGCCCCGCCTGACCATCGCCGTGGCCCTGTACGGTAGCGGCAGCCTGGGTGCGCTCCTGTGCCTGGGCCTGGTCATGCCGCAGGAAAACGCCCTGCGCCACAAGCTCCTGTTGGTGGCCGCCTTCGCCACCTCGCTCGCGGCCGTCACGGGCCTGGTCGCCGGCCTGGTCACGGTCTTCGCGCCCGGCGTGCTGCCGGTCGTGCCCCTGCCGTAGCGGCGCGGCGGTTTCAGCCCAGGCGCAGCAGGCCCCGCGCCTGGGCCAGTTCCGTGTGCAGCCGAGGGTTTCGCAGGCAGTCGGCCAAAATCGGCCCGCGCAGCAGGAACCGGTAGGAGGCCAGCACGGGCGTCGCCGCCCCGGCCTCGTCGCAGCCCCCCTCCCCCGCCTCCAGGCCATGGGCCAGCCGGTCGGCCAGGGCCAGGGCCAGGGCCAGCCGGATGTCGGCCACGGCCGCGTCCAGATCCTCCATCTCCACATAGAACGCGGCATGGTGCAGGCGCACGGCCTCGGCCAGCCCTCGCGGCAGGTCGAAATCCAGGCAGGCGGCGCCGCCGGCCACGGCGTGGTTGACGCCAAAACGCGCCGATTCCTCCCGGGGATCGTCGCAAAAGGCCGTGTCCCCCGGGCCGTAGAGGGCCAGCCGGCCGATGTCGTGCAGGATGCCGGCCGTAAACAGCATCCCGGCGTCGAGGTCCGGGAAGGCCGGGGCGATGTGGCGGGCCAGCACGGCCGTGGCCCCCAGATGGGGCCACAGTTCCCGGCGAAGCGGCGCGGCCAGCCCGGCCCTGGCCCCGGCGCTCTCCAGGATTTCGCTGTAAAGAAGCATGCGCAGGTTGCTCAGCCCCATGGTGCCGATGGCCTGGTGCAGGCTCGCAACCGAGGAGCGCAGGCCGAACAGCGGGCTGTTGGCGATCTTGAGCACGTGGCCGGTCAGCACCGGATCGGCGGCGATACTTTCGGCCAGTTGCCGGGGGCTGACGGACGGGTCCTGCAGCCGGCGCAGCGCCTCGCCGCCGGCCGCCCCGGCGGACAGGCGGGACAGCCCCCGGGCCAGGCCCGCCGGCCAGGGGCGGGCCGGCAAGGCGAACAGCTCCGGGCCGCAATCGCCGGAAGCGTCCTCGCCGCCCAAAAGCGCGGCCAAACAGCCGGCCAGCAGCCGTCCGTCGGGGCTTTGCCCGCTGTCGGGCGCAGTCCGGGCGGAGGATTCATCCGGCCAGGGGGCGGCGGACCAGTCGCCCCCGGGCGCCGGGTCGGGCGCGGCGCGCCCCTTGCGCGAAAGGATACGGAATACGACTAGAAGACCGATCCCCGCGGCCACAACGAGCATGGCCAGGGTCAGGGACATGGTGTTCTCCTGTAAAGCGCTTTCTACGCCGTCCGCGCGGACCGTACCGCCCGCCGGCCGAAACGGCGCTTGAGCCAATCCTGCAACCCGTCGAGATAGACGTAATAGACGGGGGTGAAATACAGCGTCAACAACTGCGAGACAACCAGG encodes:
- the ybgF gene encoding tol-pal system protein YbgF; the encoded protein is MHRVAALLFAASLVTACGPGNTLRARDGSDDFRLKAVESSLEKLQAELKDLKGRQGHDDAAIGQMQKHLGELVAALRSKGLAPAASAAPQGSALGVGFAHPAAAADPETAPAQPAPSPSAAPAQPGPEPGRGLPMPVPEGGKTVADNAAAAPAPGRQSPAPAPEPARGRRGLGHVGPAEPPVTPEAAVAADRAERAGPPARPSGPPPSGPSSAPAASAEPPAGPAAQPQTPPSAAASPEDAAAKASPARGNRPGSPAESASPAEKTEYNRALQLAINGNAAAAKAAFDQFVAAHPTSPLAPSALYWVGESAYAAGDYKAAVTDFDKVAKGWPGHSKAADALYKMAMAQEKDGDMAAARATLERYLKDYPEAELASVVRQKLQSLPK
- a CDS encoding HDOD domain-containing protein, translated to MSLTLAMLVVAAGIGLLVVFRILSRKGRAAPDPAPGGDWSAAPWPDESSARTAPDSGQSPDGRLLAGCLAALLGGEDASGDCGPELFALPARPWPAGLARGLSRLSAGAAGGEALRRLQDPSVSPRQLAESIAADPVLTGHVLKIANSPLFGLRSSVASLHQAIGTMGLSNLRMLLYSEILESAGARAGLAAPLRRELWPHLGATAVLARHIAPAFPDLDAGMLFTAGILHDIGRLALYGPGDTAFCDDPREESARFGVNHAVAGGAACLDFDLPRGLAEAVRLHHAAFYVEMEDLDAAVADIRLALALALADRLAHGLEAGEGGCDEAGAATPVLASYRFLLRGPILADCLRNPRLHTELAQARGLLRLG